In a genomic window of Glycine max cultivar Williams 82 chromosome 13, Glycine_max_v4.0, whole genome shotgun sequence:
- the LOC100787259 gene encoding probable pre-mRNA-splicing factor ATP-dependent RNA helicase DEAH9 isoform X2 has translation MSQFWKPGTERPQGRVVDDEEGGVLFLSGSHHSSSSSRYGYASIDKQRQRLPVFKYRTAILYLVETRATTIIVGETGSGKTTQIPQYLKEAGWAAGGRLIACTQPRRLAVQAVASRVAEEMGVKLGEEVGYTIRFEDVTKPDVTVLKFLTDGVLLREMMDDPLLTKYSVIMLDEAHERSISTDILLGLLKKIQRRRPELRLIISSATIEAKSMSDFFRMRKKRREPENEEHGLQVEPVILSVEGRGFNVQINYSEEPVQDYVQAAVSTVLLIHEREPAGDVLVFLTGQDDIDASVQLLNDEVQTTGKHSSGLIVLPLYSGLSRAEQELVFSQAPRGKRKVIISTNIAETSLTLEGIVYVVDSGFSKQRFYNPISDIENLVVAPISRASARQRAGRAGRVRPGKCYRLYTEEYFLNHMSNEGIPEIQRSSMVSCVIQLKALGIDNILGFDWPASPSTEAMIRALEILYSLRVLDDDAKLTSPTGFQVAEIPLDPMVSKMIIASSQLGCSEEIITIAAVLSVQSIWISGRGIQKESDEAKLRFAAAEGDHVTFLNVYKGFHQSGKSSQWCHKNYVNYHAMRKVLEVREQLKRIAKRIGLVLKSCESDMQVVRKAVTAGFFANACHLEEYSHNGMYKTLRGSQEVYIHPSSVLFRVNPKWVIYNSLVSTDRQYMRNVITIDPSCLLEAAPHFYQLQQSNHLLR, from the exons ATGTCGCAGTTCTGGAAGCCAGGGACGGAGAGGCCTCAGGGTCGCGTGGTGGACGATGAAGAAGGCGGTGTTCTCTTCTTGTCCGGCTCTCAccattcctcttcttcttctcgaTACGGCTACGCCAGCATCGATAAGCAGCGCCAGCGTTTGCCTGTGTTCAAGTACCGCACCGCCATTCTCTACCTCGTCGAGACTCGCGCCACCACTATCATCGTCGGCGAAACCGGAAGTGGCAAAACCACTCAAATTCCTCAG TACCTGAAGGAAGCAGGTTGGGCCGCTGGTGGCAGACTCATTGCTTGCACTCAACCTAGGCGACTTGCCGTTCAG GCTGTTGCTTCCAGAGTTGCCGAAGAAATGGGAGTAAAACTCGGTGAAGAGGTTGGCTACACCATTaggtttgaagatgttaccaaACCG GATGTAACTGTGCTAAAGTTCTTAACTGATGGAGTGCTGCTAAGGGAAATGATGGACGATCCTCTTTTGACCAAATACAG TGTTATAATGCTGGATGAGGCTCATGAAAGGTCAATATCAACTGACATTTTGCTTGGACTATTGAAAAAG ATTCAACGGCGTCGGCCAGAGTTGCGGTTGATTATCTCATCTGCTACTATTGAAGCAAAGTCGATGTCTGACTTCTTTCGAATGAG AAAAAAGCGCCGAGAACCTGAAAACGAGGAGCATGGACTACAAGTGGAACCTGTAATCTTATCAGTTGAG GGTAGAGGCTTCAatgtacaaattaattattctgaggaACCTGTCCAAGACTATGTTCAAGCTGCTGTTTCAACAGTACTCTTGATCCATGAGCGG GAGCCTGCAGGAGACGTTCTAGTGTTCCTTACTGGACAAGATGATATTGATGCTTCTGTTCAGTTACTTAATGATGAGGTTCAAACTACTGGAAAGCACTCTTCAG GATTGATTGTTTTGCCCCTGTATTCAGGACTTTCACGCGCTGAACAG GAGTTAGTGTTCTCTCAAGCCCCTCGAGGAAAGAGAAAAGTGATCATTTCTACTAATATAGCAGAAACATCACTGACGTTGGAA GGAATTGTCTATGTTGTTGACAGTGGATTCTCTAAACAGCGGTTCTACAATCcg ATTTCTGATATTGAAAATCTGGTTGTGGCACCAATCTCTAGAGCTTCTGCTAGACAAAGAGCTGGTAGGGCTGGACGAGTTCGACCAGGAAAGTGTTACAG GCTATATACAGAAGAATATTTTCTTAACCACATGTCTAATGAGGGGATTCCAGAGATACAGAGATCAAGTATGGTCTCCTGCGTTATCCAG TTAAAGGCCTTGGGGATTGATAATATCTTGGGCTTTGACTGGCCAGCGTCTCCATCTACTGAAGCAATGATCCGAGCATTAGAAATTCTCTACTCACTTAGGGTTTTGGATGATGATGCTAAGCTGACTTCACCAACTGGATTTCAAGTTGCAGAGATTCCACTT GATCCGATGGTCTCAAAAATGATAATTGCTTCCAGTCAACTTGGGTGTTCAGAGGAGATAATCACCATTGCTGCTGTTCTTTCCGTCCAG TCTATCTGGATCTCAGGGAGAGGGATACAAAAGGAATCAGATGAAGCAAAATTGAGATTTGCTGCTGCGGAG GGTGACCATGTAACGTTCCTTAATGTATATAAGGGGTTTCATCAGTCTGGTAAATCTTCACAGTGGTGTCACAAGAACTATGTAAACTACCATGCCATG AGAAAGGTTCTTGAAGTTAGAGAACAACTCAAAAGAATTGCCAAGAGGATAGGCTTAGTCTTAAAATCTTGCGAAAGTGATATGCag GTGGTCAGAAAAGCAGTCACTGCTGGCTTTTTCGCTAATGCATGCCATCTAGAG GAATACAGTCATAACGGGATGTATAAGACGTTAAGAGGATCACAGGAAGTTTATATTCATCCATCATCAGTGCTATTCAG AGTAAATCCAAAGTGGGTTATTTACAATTCTCTTGTATCAACTGATCGACAATACATGCGTAATGTCATAACCATAGATCCCTCATGTCTATTGGAGGCTGCTCCTCACTTCTACCAGCTACAGCAATCTAATCATCTTCTTCGCTGA
- the LOC100787259 gene encoding probable pre-mRNA-splicing factor ATP-dependent RNA helicase DEAH9 isoform X1 yields the protein MSQFWKPGTERPQGRVVDDEEGGVLFLSGSHHSSSSSRYGYASIDKQRQRLPVFKYRTAILYLVETRATTIIVGETGSGKTTQIPQYLKEAGWAAGGRLIACTQPRRLAVQAVASRVAEEMGVKLGEEVGYTIRFEDVTKPDVTVLKFLTDGVLLREMMDDPLLTKYSVIMLDEAHERSISTDILLGLLKKVLNIQRRRPELRLIISSATIEAKSMSDFFRMRKKRREPENEEHGLQVEPVILSVEGRGFNVQINYSEEPVQDYVQAAVSTVLLIHEREPAGDVLVFLTGQDDIDASVQLLNDEVQTTGKHSSGLIVLPLYSGLSRAEQELVFSQAPRGKRKVIISTNIAETSLTLEGIVYVVDSGFSKQRFYNPISDIENLVVAPISRASARQRAGRAGRVRPGKCYRLYTEEYFLNHMSNEGIPEIQRSSMVSCVIQLKALGIDNILGFDWPASPSTEAMIRALEILYSLRVLDDDAKLTSPTGFQVAEIPLDPMVSKMIIASSQLGCSEEIITIAAVLSVQSIWISGRGIQKESDEAKLRFAAAEGDHVTFLNVYKGFHQSGKSSQWCHKNYVNYHAMRKVLEVREQLKRIAKRIGLVLKSCESDMQVVRKAVTAGFFANACHLEEYSHNGMYKTLRGSQEVYIHPSSVLFRVNPKWVIYNSLVSTDRQYMRNVITIDPSCLLEAAPHFYQLQQSNHLLR from the exons ATGTCGCAGTTCTGGAAGCCAGGGACGGAGAGGCCTCAGGGTCGCGTGGTGGACGATGAAGAAGGCGGTGTTCTCTTCTTGTCCGGCTCTCAccattcctcttcttcttctcgaTACGGCTACGCCAGCATCGATAAGCAGCGCCAGCGTTTGCCTGTGTTCAAGTACCGCACCGCCATTCTCTACCTCGTCGAGACTCGCGCCACCACTATCATCGTCGGCGAAACCGGAAGTGGCAAAACCACTCAAATTCCTCAG TACCTGAAGGAAGCAGGTTGGGCCGCTGGTGGCAGACTCATTGCTTGCACTCAACCTAGGCGACTTGCCGTTCAG GCTGTTGCTTCCAGAGTTGCCGAAGAAATGGGAGTAAAACTCGGTGAAGAGGTTGGCTACACCATTaggtttgaagatgttaccaaACCG GATGTAACTGTGCTAAAGTTCTTAACTGATGGAGTGCTGCTAAGGGAAATGATGGACGATCCTCTTTTGACCAAATACAG TGTTATAATGCTGGATGAGGCTCATGAAAGGTCAATATCAACTGACATTTTGCTTGGACTATTGAAAAAGGTATTAAAT ATTCAACGGCGTCGGCCAGAGTTGCGGTTGATTATCTCATCTGCTACTATTGAAGCAAAGTCGATGTCTGACTTCTTTCGAATGAG AAAAAAGCGCCGAGAACCTGAAAACGAGGAGCATGGACTACAAGTGGAACCTGTAATCTTATCAGTTGAG GGTAGAGGCTTCAatgtacaaattaattattctgaggaACCTGTCCAAGACTATGTTCAAGCTGCTGTTTCAACAGTACTCTTGATCCATGAGCGG GAGCCTGCAGGAGACGTTCTAGTGTTCCTTACTGGACAAGATGATATTGATGCTTCTGTTCAGTTACTTAATGATGAGGTTCAAACTACTGGAAAGCACTCTTCAG GATTGATTGTTTTGCCCCTGTATTCAGGACTTTCACGCGCTGAACAG GAGTTAGTGTTCTCTCAAGCCCCTCGAGGAAAGAGAAAAGTGATCATTTCTACTAATATAGCAGAAACATCACTGACGTTGGAA GGAATTGTCTATGTTGTTGACAGTGGATTCTCTAAACAGCGGTTCTACAATCcg ATTTCTGATATTGAAAATCTGGTTGTGGCACCAATCTCTAGAGCTTCTGCTAGACAAAGAGCTGGTAGGGCTGGACGAGTTCGACCAGGAAAGTGTTACAG GCTATATACAGAAGAATATTTTCTTAACCACATGTCTAATGAGGGGATTCCAGAGATACAGAGATCAAGTATGGTCTCCTGCGTTATCCAG TTAAAGGCCTTGGGGATTGATAATATCTTGGGCTTTGACTGGCCAGCGTCTCCATCTACTGAAGCAATGATCCGAGCATTAGAAATTCTCTACTCACTTAGGGTTTTGGATGATGATGCTAAGCTGACTTCACCAACTGGATTTCAAGTTGCAGAGATTCCACTT GATCCGATGGTCTCAAAAATGATAATTGCTTCCAGTCAACTTGGGTGTTCAGAGGAGATAATCACCATTGCTGCTGTTCTTTCCGTCCAG TCTATCTGGATCTCAGGGAGAGGGATACAAAAGGAATCAGATGAAGCAAAATTGAGATTTGCTGCTGCGGAG GGTGACCATGTAACGTTCCTTAATGTATATAAGGGGTTTCATCAGTCTGGTAAATCTTCACAGTGGTGTCACAAGAACTATGTAAACTACCATGCCATG AGAAAGGTTCTTGAAGTTAGAGAACAACTCAAAAGAATTGCCAAGAGGATAGGCTTAGTCTTAAAATCTTGCGAAAGTGATATGCag GTGGTCAGAAAAGCAGTCACTGCTGGCTTTTTCGCTAATGCATGCCATCTAGAG GAATACAGTCATAACGGGATGTATAAGACGTTAAGAGGATCACAGGAAGTTTATATTCATCCATCATCAGTGCTATTCAG AGTAAATCCAAAGTGGGTTATTTACAATTCTCTTGTATCAACTGATCGACAATACATGCGTAATGTCATAACCATAGATCCCTCATGTCTATTGGAGGCTGCTCCTCACTTCTACCAGCTACAGCAATCTAATCATCTTCTTCGCTGA